The nucleotide sequence gatagtagggaccacacaagcaagtgcctccttattacatgaaaaCAGTGGCGCTTCTCTAgctcgttccagtctggggcctcgccgtcatccaccgtcctggtgcaatcggcggcgtggtcaacgaacgacatccatcggaagaggactatacatggagaggctgacagctgggtccacggccgcatgcaaggatgtgcctccttattacgtgcaaaataatgattcctccacctgacaactgggacccactagaagggcctctgtatttcgccaaAAAAACATTCCTcccgctgacaactcggacccaccagctatatctttgcacgcaaatAAGTGCCTCCTAATTATACACAAAaataatgaatactccccctgctagctgggacccaccatagtgggaggctaacttgtgggcctactaacttgacgcggacggagagctttgtcaaattagtcaatatgaacgattctagctctagtgaccgtacgatgtccatccaacggccgtagtgcttctttgacctctagtcttcttgctccagtcgcccaaaccagcgccagtcctgccgcctgctcctgcctcccgtcgcTGGCTCTGCTGCCGCGCGGGCTGATCACCCCACCCTACTGCatcctctggccaggccatccctctactcacccacaacccctgttattctgcggttacgtcagcctcacaccatagccgaacaagtcaaccctcgtactcctatctGCGTGGGCATCAAATGgcgcgtcttccccgtctccgcgtcgtccccttcctaggcctcgccgtcgtccaccgccttggtgatcTGGCGTGgcttggtcaatgtggtcaaggaacaaattccatcaaaagagtattgtacgtggaaaggctgacagctgggtcgacggccgcagcaaggaagtgcctacttattacgcgcaaaataatgattcctccacctgacacctgggacccaccggacgggccaccggatTTCGCAAAAACACatttctccctgactgctgggacccaccagctacatcttcgcacgcaaggaagtgcgtgcatattacgggaaaaaaatatgattctcccattgacagctgggacccaccagctatatattcgtatccaaggaagtgactccttacctccctgatagttgggacccacccggtTGTCTCTCTGGTCGCAAACGtctatgtacatactggtcgatcgatctGTCTGCatgctgcagcgatgaaccgtggctgagtaaggaagggcagcacatgtcgtagtagaggtgcagaCGTAGCATGTCccgcagtcccgtctatatcgtgtacacgtacatatagctagggtgcaagaaagtaaatacgaccacatacggacatacgggcggggtctcgaacgcctactcgcgcatacgtacaaccAGGGCTCATATACATGGAGAGGCAGCAGAGAACAACAACGGCATcctattcatcggcagccaaccggctgggtcggaacagagaaactacgtcgtgttcatcgggaggaaacagaatgcatcctgttcatcgggagccaaccggcttggatcgAACAgtcgaaacaaggcctggcgtatcgcagaacagaggaaatggccttctgtttgaccgcctacggtcgaaacgggatcctgttcactgggaggggtctggtgtgccacaaaacggaggaaccagacttctcttcgacctcctacggtcgaaatggggtcatgttgattgggaggggtggcGTACagaaaaacggaggaaactgacttctcttcaacctcctacggtcaaaactggggtcctgttcatcgtgaggggtgtggcgtaccgcaaaacgggactccacgggctacttttcatccatcgtctactgcctcgctctagcctccacgggctaatgttcatccaccgtcgacctcctttaGCCTctacctgcgactattcatccacggcgtctccctcctgcctccaccagctactattcatccacgggctcttgttcatccagcctccaccggctactgttcaaccagccctccaccggctactgttcaacaagccctccacggggtcatgttcatccacccccaactggctcggtcagggtcctgttcatccaacagcaacgacctctactaccatggggtcctgttaatcgaacccccaacaacgctcattgttcatcaagaggcgggAGGTTTGACtatcttcagttagcagcagtagcgagggAATCGCTAGATCGGGTTCACTTAACAGCCAGTGATTGATTGATCGctagggttcagtaacgcgtagccagtgcaatcgctcgggttcagttagagcccaacgcctcgcacccacgcgcgtatgtgtacaagagaaatgcgcaATCCCTTCGTGcgttgctcggccccgaccacccatcgtaaccgggaactcgatattttcctcgccctcgcttctaccatggttttttccgtcatggacggcccaaagaatgtcatgtagctgcgtctccagcccgcccaggatgaaaagcccattttctgtcatgatttttttgtcatagaagtaggagcccaccacatctatgatgataccgggttttgtcaaaattattgtcatagaagtgtcataagtatgacataaaaaaattcgttcagcccaaaatgtcacgggtgtgtattttttttttgtagtgtagcttCTTGTCACACATGAAGGTTTTGAGTCCCtaagcaatcgataactagacaggtaatcattgttgcaattttatttgagggagaggcatgagctaacatacttttcatacttggatcatatgcacttataattgaTTAGCAAACAtctgcaactaccaaagatcattaaggtgaaACCCAACACTAGCATTAACTATCaggtcctctttactcccatacgcaacaacccccttactcgggtatatGTTTCTGTCAGGCCCGCCACCCatcataagagaatcatgaacgtattgcaacaccctacagtaggAATCCCTCACGtatgcgcgacacggagggcaccataggacatcaccaaaataaaacatacaactcaaaccaaccatgatcatcaattagcccataggacaaaacggttctactcaaacatcataggatagccacatatcattgaaaaataatatatagtgttgtgCACCGTGTTTAACTAGAGTTACAACAGGgaaaagaggtgttacaccgctgcatagagggggagagagttgtaATTGACGGtgacgaagttgttggtgtagatcgccatcaAGATCCTTGCCCCGGTGGCACTTCGGAACCACTGGGAcatagggggagagagagcccACTCCTTCTCCTTCTTTGGCCTCCCCCTACATGGAGGAGAGTTCCccatctggtccatggcctccatggtaaAGAGGGGCAGGAGctcctccgatattggatctccctctctgttctcttatgtttaggattcatgtttttcatcccttcaccgtttcttaaattcccgaagatcTGTAAATTTGATCGGGCTGAAATTTTCACATGTTTTTTTTGCCATAAATTATCTTTCCTGCGGCAAAAAGGGCAGCAACCACCTTACGAGGTGGCCACTAACCACCACCGCGGGGGTTATGGGTCACGCCCTGGTATATAGTGGAGGTCGTGGGCCGCCGTTGACATTGATTCCAactccccaaaatcacatatatgtcaaaataattctccataattttttatcgcatttggacttcgtttgatatgcatattctgcgaaacaaaaaacaagaaagcggaactggcactgggcactgaatcaatatgttagtccaatgaATCATATGAAATGTTgtcaaaaatatgtgaaagttgtatactattggcatggaacaatcaaaaattagagatacgacgaagacgtatcagcttCAAATTACGTAAGTTAGCCACCTTCACACTATCGAGGTCGCCCATCCCTATTGTGATAACCTAGCTCTTTAGGAAATTGATTTTTAGCCCAGATAAGATCTCAAATGCAAGAAGTAGGAGCTTGACCAATGTAATACTATGGTCGTTAGGTTCGAACAAAGCATCGTATCATCTGCGTACTGCAGGTGGGTCACCCCACCAAGGATGAGGTTGGACACCAACCCTTAGTTGTGACCCGCGGCTCTTGCCATGGCAAGCATGGCCGACAAAGCATCCGCAACAAAGTTAAAAATGAGCAGAGAAATTGGGTCTCCTTGTCGAAGGCCCCTTTTGTTTTGGAAAAACTTGCCCAGCTCCCATAATAGTGATCGCCATATGTTCGCCACTAACTAAGTGGATGATACGATGGACAAAACCTGCCTCAAAACCCTTTTTGGGAAGGACCTCCCATACAAACTCCCAGTTCACACGATCGTAGGCTTTTTCAAAATCGAGCTTTAGAAGGACACCCTTCCCCTTGGTGCGCTTCAGCTCGTGAACAGTCTCAAGGAGCGCGATCGGCCCTTCAAGAATGTTGCGGCCATTAAGAAAGACGGTCTGGATTTTGAGGATCACTCCTTGCGCAATAAGCGCCAGGCGAGTGGCATAAGCCTTTGCACACAATTTGAAAGGAACATTCATAAGTGTGAATGTGTGATAGGCCGAATCAGCTTAATATTGTCCGCACCTTTGACCTTATGGATCAGGCTAATAGCACCGTACTTCAGGCGAGACATGTCAACCGTTCCTAGGGCAAAACCATTCACTATCACGTAGAAGAGTTGCCTAAGGCTCGGCCAAAACTTTTTAAAGAACTCTACGGGTCAACCGTCCGGGCTAGGCACCATGTCTGTCTTCATATCAGCAAGAAGGACAAAGCCAGCCCATCGTTCTCCTCTGACAACCTCTCAGGATCCCATGAATCCTCACGAAGGCATAAAACCTTTCCATCAGCCGTCCCCAACTGGCCAATGAAAAAATCGTGTATATATGGCAAACTATCTTGTTTTGGATCACTAGGAGACATTGTCAGATTGGAGTCACAAAATGGAGCATTTGCGCTTCCGACCATTCACGTAGGCATGAAAGTAAACAATATTCGCATCTCCCTTAGTAACCCATTTAACGCCGCCCCTACGGCGCCAATATCCTTCTTCCGCTCTCAGAATCACGAGAACTTGATTTTCAAGGGCATACCTATGGGCTCATTCGCCTTCCAAGAAGGGCCTGGCATCAGCCTGGGCGTCTAGTGACGCAATCCCGCCAACAATCCTAGCCCTCTCCCTCTTCAACTCACTACTGTGATTGGCGCCCCAGACACGCAAAAACGCCCACAGGACGGCGGCCGCGGCAATCCAGGACTCCGCCGGACCGCGTCTAGCTCCAAAGGAACATTTGAGCTCTAAATTAATGGGTGAGGGTATGCTAGCATATTTTAAAACGAAGAGTGCTAGATAGATAGTAGATTGTAGATAGGGATTGGAACGTGCATATATATACAACGTAACGGTTGCGTATCTACAATCAACAACAATGTAACTGAAAGCTGTGTATCTACAAATAACAACATAAAAGAACCCTGTGTATCTTAATTGATGATAAGGATTGCATATATAGAACTCCTTAAGGCATGCTTTGATGAGGCGTGATTGTAGGGAATTGTTGCATATCGATTGGCAACAGAAGAAAGCATGGATCGCTACATCCATGTGTTAGTTATTTCCAACAATGGAGGAAGTGCCCCTCCCTTTCATGACGTGCTTCATGAACCCCGGGATGTGCACGTTGGTGAAGTATTCCTTCCACTCGATGCTCCGCACATCGAAGTGGAACTGCGCCTTCTCCTCCGATGACATCTCTGCGAAAAGCGCCTTGGTGTTGGCGTTGTCAAACCTGCATCCATGCATTAGGCCTCCATTATTAGTTTCTCTAGGCCATTGAGAATGTGCATACGTACATGGTTTCTCCAATGCCGATCGACCTGCAGCCGTAGAAGCCGTAGGGTTGGTACATGCGGGCGAGGTGGATGATCTTGTCGGCGTACTTGCTGAAAAGCATCCGCGCCCGAGGCGAGAGCGTCTCGCCGGCGCCCCAGAGCAGCATGTCCCTCTCAACATTGTTGTTGAACTGGTGCATGTTGCCGAAGATCCTCATCGGCGCCACCTTGATTGCCTGCCCTGCCGCGAGGTTCAAGGGGTACCTCGTGAAGTGCTCGAAAAAGAACTTGAACATGTCGCGCCATATTAGCGGGTTCGCTGTCGATGATCCCACATGGTAGATAAGCATCTCCTGTGCCGCGCCTATGGCCTGAGCATGCTTTGCCAACGCTGCTAGAGTCGCGTTCACCACCATGTCCGCCGGAACCTTCCGGAGGGACAAGAGGAAGATCAATTACAATCATGGCCATTACTAGCTGAAACGGAACCGCCATGTTGTTGTGCCAAGCTACATAAATTACCACGTCAACGACACCATCACCGTCCACAGGGAACCCACTCAGCCGGCCTTTTGCGTAGTACATCATAATCGGATCAATCATCCTGGGTTTTATTTTGTCAAAAAAAGTGGAGGTCGACCATAAAACCAACTATTAAGTGGGTGAGCCAATTTTAGATTTGTAGTGGACACATAGTAACTGACGAAAAGGACACCACAATCATCTACCTGATTCCTTCTATCCAACCTGGCATCGGCTCGCTCCAAGTGCCTTCAATGATGCTTGGCCTTATCGTCACCACCGGTATCTCTCCTCGCATGCTATTGAGGACCATCTCCCCCATGGCCTTCGTGAACACGTATGTGTCTTGCCATCCATGGAGTCTTGCCCTGCAGTGACAAAATAAATCAGTTGCTTCATTATGCCTGTCATGTTGCATGTTTAGACTAACGTCAATGGACTAATATACTGTATAAGAAATACATGTCACCTCTCAATGCCTAAATTTTTCATTTGTTGAGAGAAAGATGCTGCATCGTCCGAGTTATGTTTGGAGCAAAAAGCCAGCTTGATCTCTGCCTCTATATCAAGCACAGTGTTCTGAAGTCCGGAAGAATCTGAATAACCTAATTCCTTCGTGATGGTGTCGCCCAAGCTAAATGGCTTCTCTAGCACCACGCCTTGCCTCCTCCCGTTGACATATGCTGATTGTTGATTGGCGCACATGGAGCACAATCAAACACAGTGGTCTAATAAGTTCATCAATGCATTTTTAAGCTTTTGAGTTTTAATTTGTACCGAACTATGGATAGCATTTTTCACTTTTCAACTAAAGATTAAGACGTTGGCTTATGCCATCCGATTTCTGCCTCTAAAATCAAACTTTTCACCTCAACATCTTTCAGTTGGCATGCTGACCTGTTGATATATGCAAGAATAGCTTCAGGTTTGAAAATCTACGCGCAAAACTCATTAACCGGAATGGTCCCATGGTGTTGACGTCCATAGCAATATCGTACCTGAAATTTATAATTGCTAGTGGTTGTCAAACATGAATGTTTGGAGCAACACTACTTCTACAAAACATGTCTGACAAACCTCTCATCGAATGTCGTATTTGCTGCACTGTTGATGATGACGTCCACTTTTTTTGCAATCTCATCAGCTAGCTCAGGCGCAATGCCCATGTTGGCTTCTCTCACGTTGCCTACTACAGCAACCAGTTTTCTTGCTAAAAAATGGCGGTAGTCTTTCCCATGGAGTTGCTCTAAGCATTTGAAAAGTTCTGTGCCAACTATCTGCATGCAAATATATCATTTCGATCAAGAttcaaaactactccctccattcacaaatataagatgttttattttttttctaaatcAGATGTATATGGACACATTTTAGTGTATATGTTCACTCATTTCAATCCGTAAATAGTCCATATTAAAAttccaaaacgtcttatatttgtgaCCAGAGGGAGTAGTCTCGACTATTGAGTCTTTGACTCTTGACTCTTCATCTGATGCCCTGCAGAAAaagtaaatactccctccgtccatagaGTGTATCAAGACGCATTTTAgtgtgtaggttcactcatttcaGTGAGAATTAATTTTGGACAGAAGTAGtaaataaattaagtaaaaatcaTCGCACCTCGTTTTGCAACCTTTCCAGTGCTGCCTCGCTGTCCTTCGCCTTTATCAACACATATATCTTGCCGACATCAGGAGTTGTCCTCAAGATTTTCTCAATAATAAGTGGCGCAATAGAGAAATAGAACTCAAGCTCGAAAGCTATGTTGCGTGTTAAACATCAAGGATGTAGAAGAAAGAAACTGTACCTTTTGCTAGAAATCCAGTCCCACCAGTGATGAAAAAGTTCTTGCCCACAAAGAACTCTGTGATCCCGATACCATCTGCTTCATCTGATGGTGCTGAACCGGCTATAATGTTCTTGCAATCCATTGTCACAGCATAGGAAGGCAACGACCCACCATAACTGCTCAAGTGCTTATTCATACACCATGCTGAGGCATCACTAGCAAGACGCCGTTTTCTCAACGGCAGTGCAGCAGCGCTTCTACTGTGGGCATGACCTTCCTTCCTGGCAGGAAAGCCTACGCATTTGTGGGCAACAGTATGGTAAAGGTTTAACATGGAAGCCATCTGGGAATGTCTGATGGAAGGAGTGAGTTGAAATAATATATCCAACTCTTCACTACAAGCTTAATGCATGTATGGAGTGCTACACCCCTATTTATACTATTTTATGGGCTACATGGTACAGAAAAGTAAATCAATTGGTCCAGTTGCTGTGGTGCCAATTGTACATGTGATCAACGCATTTCTAATGTGTCCATACTCCTTCCCTCGATCTCTTCCAAAATATATATGATGGTGCCTTGTCCTAAATAAAACCTTCTTAAGTTTGATAAAATTTATAAAAGTAGATTAATACTAGTTTATTATTATCGTCAACTAAGCACCAAAGGACGTGACTGTGTAGCTGCGCTACATATGTATTCCGAACCGGCACTTGACTTATAAAGGTCACACTCACTTTCTCTGGTACCGACAAGTGACAcactggatggagggagtattacacAGCCGTACACATGCTTATCCACCCGTGTGGCGGATGCTTTGATAAGGAGCACTGATTTCGAGGTTGGACAAGCATGTGTACGGCTGTGTAATACAAGCATGTGCACGGCTGTGTAATACAGTACTCCCTAATACTCAACTGCCCGAATAATAATTGGGAAAGGAGTATTGCTTTCTAGGTTGTTTACACGCAACTGCCGGAAAGAATTTGTATGCTTGCCATTTCTAATTGTGCTGAGTTGTCACATTATTTCAAAGTGCTTGTTTATTTAAACACAATTGCCAAGATGATCTTGTCCATGCCATTTTAATTGTGTCGAGGTTCCAAATTATTTCATACTGTCTTTGCACATAATTTAATAGATGATTTGTTGTGCTTGTTATTTTAATTGTCCGGGGTAACTGTCCTAATTCATCAACTGTAATTGCCAGGATTATGTGCTGCACCTGCCAATATGTCAACTTTACTGTGCCAAGTTATTGTATTTCCTTGAAACAAGGTTATAAAAAAAAGGTAATCGTCATATTGCCCAAGAAAAAGCGACCAAATTTTAAAAAATAACTACCAGTAGTTTAATCATATGTGAAATATATGTGAACATTTTACTTGGTCAACACATTAgttttttgttaaaaaaacaaCAATATTATCCTTTAAGAATAAGAATATCATTTTTGTTAAAAATAAGAATACTTAGTCAACATATTAATTTTTACTAAAAATAACTACCATGCTATCATATATATCTTCAAAATAAGGTTGCCAAAAATCACAAAAGCGGCACATGAATCTCCAAGCTAGAAGAGGTTATCAAAGTATGCACAAAAAATGTCAGACATATCCCGTACATGGTAGATAAATCGCTCCCAGCCATCGAGCGCTAGTTGTGAATGATGACGGTGATAGTACACACGTGTTTGCTCATAGTCTGCACGTTTTGCTTCAAGTGCTCGACTGCTGTATTTTCGTTTTACTTTCGTACCTGTATGACTGCTGTATTTCTGTTCTTAGTAATGGAAAGGGGATtagcccggttcaaaaaaaaaagTGCTCAACTTCTCACGTCGCCGCATGGTCTCCAGTTTCACACACGGCCCGTCCAGTCTTTGTTGCACACTGTCGCCGTATGCCCAGGAGACAAGTCAAAGGCCAAATACCATCTTGCTTTTCCATCTCGTCCTGTCTCTGTTGAAAATAACAGAGAAGCCAGAAGACATGAGAAGCCAGAGGCAACAGCTCGTCCACCTGTTGCCTTCCTATCTGCCCTCGCTGCCTGGGCACACACAAGACAGGCAGGGAACAAATGTGCAACAACACAATTGACAGCCGCTCTTCCAATTTAACCAAGGAGAGTAATTAAGTGCTGCAAAGCAACCTTAATTAATGGTTGCATATTCGAGCAAGTCAATAAGCAAAGGATCAGAGTTATTAGGCAGgtccaatgttttaaatagcgggctatggaaaatagcggcgagcctttaagggctatataTAGCTGACTATAGCGGGCTTTTTATGAAGGcgaccatttagcggcaccctgctgaaaaggctatagcggGATATAGCGAAGCTATAGctggctatttaaaactatgggcAGGTCACT is from Triticum aestivum cultivar Chinese Spring chromosome 1B, IWGSC CS RefSeq v2.1, whole genome shotgun sequence and encodes:
- the LOC123081000 gene encoding fatty acyl-CoA reductase 2, chloroplastic, whose product is MLNLYHTVAHKCVGFPARKEGHAHSRSAAALPLRKRRLASDASAWCMNKHLSSYGGSLPSYAVTMDCKNIIAGSAPSDEADGIGITEFFVGKNFFITGGTGFLAKVIIEKILRTTPDVGKIYVLIKAKDSEAALERLQNEIVGTELFKCLEQLHGKDYRHFLARKLVAVVGNVREANMGIAPELADEIAKKVDVIINSAANTTFDERYDIAMDVNTMGPFRLMSFARRFSNLKLFLHISTAYVNGRRQGVVLEKPFSLGDTITKELGYSDSSGLQNTVLDIEAEIKLAFCSKHNSDDAASFSQQMKNLGIERARLHGWQDTYVFTKAMGEMVLNSMRGEIPVVTIRPSIIEGTWSEPMPGWIEGIRMIDPIMMYYAKGRLSGFPVDGDGVVDVVPADMVVNATLAALAKHAQAIGAAQEMLIYHVGSSTANPLIWRDMFKFFFEHFTRYPLNLAAGQAIKVAPMRIFGNMHQFNNNVERDMLLWGAGETLSPRARMLFSKYADKIIHLARMYQPYGFYGCRFDNANTKALFAEMSSEEKAQFHFDVRSIEWKEYFTNVHIPGFMKHVMKGRGTSSIVGNN